The Chamaesiphon minutus PCC 6605 DNA window ATTAGCGGCTTAAAGCCACTGGCGACATATGTCGATGCGTGTGTGTTAATCAAAAAAGCCGCCGCGATTGCTAATGGTAGCTTGGGTTGTATCGATCCCGCAGTCAGTGAAGCTATTATCACAGCCGCTGACGAAATCTTGCAAGGCAATTTACGCGAGCAATTTGTCGTAGATGTTTATCAAGCTGGCGCGGGAACTTCCCACCATATGAATGTCAACGAAGTCTTAGCCAACCGCGCGCTGGAACTCTTGGGCGACATTAAGGGCAATTATCAGCGCGTCAATCCCAACGACCATGTGAATTACGGTCAATCTACAAATGATGTAATCCCTACCGCCATTCGCGTAGGGGGATTGCTCGCCCTGAAGCACACCTTAAATCCCGCACTAGAGAGCGCGATCGCCGCATTGGACAAAAAAGCGGTAGAATTCCAATCGATCGTCAAATCGGGGCGGACGCACATGCAAGATGCCGTCCCGGTGCGACTGGGCGATACATTTGGTGCATTCGCGCAGATATTACGCGACCATCACGCCAGAATTGCCAGTGCAGCCAGCGACCTCACGAAATTAGGTTTGGGTGGTAGTGCTGTCGGTACGGGATTAAATACTCATCCCGAATATCGATCGACTGTAGCGCGGATTTTGGGAGAATTAATCGGTCAACCCCTAACCGTCGCGCCACATTTGATGGCTGCGATGCAGAGTATGGCACCATTTGTAAATGTGTCTGGCAGCCTGCGCAATCTCGCCGCAGACCTAGTGAAAATCTCCCACGACCTGCGATTGATGGATTCTGGCCCCAAGACAGGCTTTAAAGAAATTCAGCTCCCTCCCGTCCAACCTGGCTCGTCAATTATGCCTGGAAAGTACAATCCCGTCATGGCAGAAATGATCTCGATGGTTTGTTTTCAGGTGATGGGATTCGATCGATCGATCGAAATGGCTGCCCAAGCTGGACAATTAGAATTAAATGTGATGATGCCCCTCATTGCCTACGATCTGATTCACAGTATCGAGATCTTAGGGAATGCAATTCACGCATTAACCGACCAATGTATCGTTGGGATAACAGCCAATCCCGAACGTTGTCGTAACTATGCCGAAGGCAGTTTGGCATTGGTAACCGCACTCAATACGCATATCGGTTATCTCAACGCCGCCAACGTCGCCAAAGAATCTCTAGCCACAGGTAAATCTCTCCGTCAAATCATCTTAGAGCAAGGATTGATGGAACCAGAGTTATTAGCCCAAGTTCTGGATCTAGAAGGCATGAGCGAGTTACCCCAATCAGACTAGGTGTTAGGTGTTAGGTGTTAGGTATGTAGTGCCTCATCCCTAAAGCCTAAAGCCTCTTTTACCCCCAACGCAAAAACCCCCCTGACACCTAAGTATCAGGGGGGTTTTTAATCTCTCAAATCAAACAGGTATTAACCGTTGATGGAAGGAGCAGTCAAAGCAACAGGAGTAGCTTCACCAGCAGCCAAGTCGAGCGGGAAGTTGTGAGCATTACGCTCGTGCATTACTTCCATACCCAAGTTAGCGCGGTTGATGATGTCTGCCCAAGTGTTGATGCCACGACCTTGTGAGTCAACTACAGATTGGTTGAAGTTGAAACCGTTGAGGTTGAACGCCATGGTGCTTACACCCAAGGAGGTGAACCAGATTCCAACTACAGGCCATGCACCTAAGAAGAAGTGCAAGGAACGGGAGTTGTTGAAGGAAGCGTATTGGAAGATTAACCGACCGAAGTAGCCGTGTGCTGCGACGATGTTGTATGTTTCTTCTTCTTGTCCGAATTTGTATCCGTAGTTTTGGCTTTCAACTTCAGTTGTTTCCCGAACTAAGGAGGAAGTTACCAAGGAACCGTGCATTGCGGAGAACAAGCTACCACCGAAGACACCTGCTACGCCGAGCATGTGGAAGGGGTGCATTAAGATGTTGTGCTCTGCTTGGAAGACGATCATGAAGTTGAACGTACCGGAGATACCTAAAGGCATACCGTCAGAGAACGAACCTTGACCGATGGGGTAGATTAAGAATACTGCGGTTGCTGCTGCAACAGGTGCAGAGTAAGCAACACAGATCCAAGGACGCATACCTAAACGGTAGGAAAGTTCCCACTCACGACCCATGTAGCAGAATACACCGATCAAGAAGTGGAATACTACGAGTTGGTAAGGACCACCGTTGTACAACCACTCATCGAGGGAAGCAGCTTCCCAGATGGGGTAGAAGTGAAGACCGATTGCGTTGGAAGAAGGAATAACAGCACCAGAAATGATGTTGTTACCGAACATCAAGGAACCAGCAACTGGTTCGCGAATACCATCGATGTCTACAGGAGGAGCAGCGATGAAAGCGATGATGAAACAGATAGTTGCGGAAAGTAATGTAGGAACCATCAGTACACCGAACCAACCAACATAAATGCGGTTTTCGGTGGATGTGATCCAGCTACAAAAACGTTCCCATACATTTGCGCTTTCGCGACGTTGTAAGGTAGTGGTCATTTGTTTATGATTGCTATGAATTTTCAAGGTACGGTGTCGGTTGCCCAACCCATGTCTTCATATTAGAGCATGTGTTGAGGTTTGTAAAGCGTTTTCACAATTTTATTTTTGATTTCGATCGATATCTGGGAAATACAAGGGGATCGCAGCAGAAAACAAAGCTCTAGAACTAGCTTGGAGCCTGTTATTCAGTTAGATTATAAGACTCATAAATAAAATTAATCGATCGTCAGATCAACCGGGCGGCCAAGTCATCATACGTTGACCTAATAAGTGCAGATGTAAGTGAAATACTGTCTGACCGCCATCTTTGCCAGTATTGATAACAATTCGGTAACCTTCTTTCAAACCTTCCTGAGCAGCTACTCTCGCAACTGTTAACAAAAGATAACCTAAAAGTTCGGTATCCTCAGGGGTCGCATCGGCCATCGACACGATCGGACGTTTGGGGATAATTAGAATATGAACGGGTGCTTGCGGATTGACGTCGCGGAAAGCCATTACCAGATCGTCTTCATAGACGATATCTGCCGGAATTTCTTTACGAATGATTTTACTGAAAATAGTTTCGGTCATAAAAGTCTAGCGGGGAGCGGGGGAAAAAATCTGGTTATGAAGATCGAAATTTAGACCTCAGATCGGTATTGCCGATCGATATTCGATCGACTGTTATCTATAATTAGTCTCGATCTGGCTTTCGATCTTCAACTTTGACTGTAGTTTGGGTGGCGTCAGTTGGGGTATTTTTGGCGACGGTTTCTGGGATGAGTGGCGATGATGGCAGTGGTTCTGGAGTGCTAGGCGCGGGTGTCGGCGGCTTCACTGCGCCGCCGAGGGGTTTGGGCGAAGATGGTTTGAGTTCTAATTGAATCCAGGCTTCATCCTCAGGCTGCTCTGGAGTTGTTGATTGAAGATTTGCAGCAGGTTCGGATTTGGTTACTGTTGGAGTCGTCGGTTGAATATTGGAACCAGAATCAGGTTTGGCGGCTAGAGTTGTTGGTTGAGTATTTACGACAGGCTCGGATTTGGGTGCTGTTGGAGTCGTCGGTTGAATATTGGAACCAGAATCGGGTTTTGCTGCTGGATTCTGTGAGGTACTTGTAGAGAGATTGCTCGGCGGTGTGGCAACTGACTGTTTAGCAGGGGGTTGAGGCGGCGATACAACTGATTGCGGCGGTACTTTGGTTGCTTCAGTGACGACAGGCTGTCGAGCTGGCGGAATTTTTACTTCAGAGAGTGGGATCTGGTTTGGTGCGGGTGGCTTGCTCTGACGCGATGGAATGGTTGCTGGTGCGGTGGTATTAGCAGCGACGCTCGCTCCAGGAGATTTTGCAGGCGGGACGCTGGGGGGAGTAGATTTGGTAGAAGTTGCTGTTTTGGCAGGAGGTTTAGCTGCTTTGGGCACCGAAGATCGATTGGCCTCTGGCTCGGCGGTTTTAGCCGTGCTGGTAATTGAAGCTTGCCGCTCGACGGCTACTAATTGGCGGCGCATTTTGACTATTTGCCATGCAAACCATCCCATCAATACAACACTGGAAGTCTGTCCGACTAAGATGCCCCCTGTGACTTGATGTGCATACAGCCATAAGAACAGAGCGTAAAAAAGGCCGACTCCACTCCAAATAAAATCATTTTTGCGATGGATTTCCGGCAATAAGAAGGCTGCGGCGTACAAACCGACGCTACCCGTACCCACCAAGACAGCTAAGATATATGCCAGCATTTTGATATAACACTCCTACAAGCCAACGTCTCTGACTAGATTTAGCATCTCATAATCTTGGTGATTATCCAATGAAAGGCTTTAGGTATTAGGGATTAGCTGTTAGAGAATAGGGTATTTTTTGCCTTGTCCGTATTCCCTAAAGCCTAAAGCCTAAAACCTAAAGCCTAAAGCTTAAAACCTAGACTGTTGCGGCTACAGCTTCGACTCGATCGGGTAATAGCTCGATATTGGTGAAGTTAAACTCAGTAGTAGTAGGCTGCCCATTTTCTTCAGCTTGAATGATTCGCTGACTGAGAATTTGGTAGTTGCCGACTTTTTGATAGTTGTCTTCAAAGACGATCTTACCGCCTTTGACTTCTCCCGTTTGCGGATCGGCATAAACCGAGTCGTAGCGATGAGATAGATAGCCAGCACCAGTATCGTGACTGCTGAAGGTATCGATCGTCACGACGATACCGTGAATGTGACGGTGAACGTGACAGACTTCATTATTACGGAGTTTGTACCGATCGCCTTCAGATTTACCACCCATGAGAATTTCTACTGCACCTGTAGCGTCGGTTTCGCCATAGGAAAAAGTGTTTTTGCCATGAGTTGATTCAAAAGTGCGGCGCACGCGATGGATGGCAACTTCGTTGAGCTGTCCGAGAATGGCTTTGCGAGCTTCTTCATCGTCGATCCCCGCGACCTCAGCACTCAGATTTGCTTTGACGGCAACTGTGCCAGTCAAGACTAGATCGCCATGCTTAAATTCTACTGTGGCAGTGTAGCCAGGAAAATTCGGCTCCCATGTATAGCGATTTTCGTAAGCTGCCTGAAATAGGTCTCGTGCCGATCGTGTTTCTGTCATCTTGTCTAAAATTTTGATTGGGTATGTAATCCTAGTTTAAAGATTTTTCGATCGATTTTCGTCTTAGCAGCATTAGATGCTAAATTACGGGTAAGATGACTATTTCAGACTCCCACCTCTCGATTGCCGATTTACATCCGGTCGCAACGGCTTTTGCGATCGAATGGCATGTATCGCTCTCGGAACTATCTCAACCGCTAGAAGATAAACAAAGACTGGCCGCAGGATTATTATTGCAGCTATCACTAACCATCGATCGCCCGATCGCCAATGTCTGCGTCGAACGAATCGATCGGATCGCTCCCACCGGACGGAATCAAGGGCTAATCGATTTTAAATTAATTTGTCGCCCTGTCGATCGACCTCAAGTTCATCTGGGAATTTGCGTGCTGCCATTTTTAGATCTAGAGCGCGTGGAGGAAGCTTGTACTCGACTTTTGGTGTATAAAGACTTCGGACTCGATCGATTGTGCTTGCTGCGCCAAGACAATTTGATGGCCGATATTCAGCAGTTACCAACTTGCTTACCCAAGTTATTGTCTCCACAGATTGGCGGTCGGTTTATTCCGCTCAGACCTAAAGATATCGTTACGATCCTGACCGTGCTGTCAGTATTTCAGAACAAGCAACAACATCATGTAACGAATGAGATGATTTGTGCTTATTTACGGCAACCAAAATTGTCGGTCGAAAATGAGCTGATTAGCCGTATCGTTCTCACTGCTGGTTCGTAGAAGATAGTGGATAGTGGATAGTGGATCGCTGACTTAAGTTGCTACTTAACTAACCTCAGTTCGGGTTAAGGATATTGGCTTTGCTCCATTACCGCCGCTGATTGAAATCGGGGCGGACTTCGTAGCAAAAGCCGAGACTTCCAGTCTCCAGGCATCTCTTAACCCGAACTGACGTTAACTAGTAAATTTATAAAGTATCGATCGCAAAAATATGGATATTATTACAACTTTACGTCAAGACTATGCCAAATTTCCGTTCGATCAAAGTTATGAGATTTATGCTGAAGACGTATATTTTAAAGACCCACTGACACAATTTCGTGGATTACCTCGCTATCGGAAAACGATCGAGTTTATCCAGAAATGGTTCGAGCATCCGCACTTAGAAATGTATGAAATCGATCGAGTCGATCGACTAATTACCACGCGCTGGTTGTTAAGCTGGAATACACCCCTACCCTGGCATCCAAGGATCGAAATCCCTGGCAAAAGCGAACTAACACTCAATGATGCAGATTTAATTATCAGTCATATCGACTACTGGGATCGATCGCCCCTAGATGTTTTGAAGCAGCACTTTAAGATTAGTGGATAATGGATGGTGAATGGTGGATAAGTGAGAAGGCTGGGAAAGGGGAGCATTTTTTTCTAAATCCAAAATCCAAAATCCATCACCCATCCACCCATCCACTCCTATCTGTTCCGCTGTGACCAGACTCGTGTCGGTAGACCCCAGACATAGATAAAGCCTTCAGCCGCTTTGTGGTCGAAGAGATCGTCTTCGCCGTAGGTAGCTAAGTCCATATCGTAGAGACTGTAATCTGACTTCCGTCCGACCATCGTTGCATTGCCCTTAAATAGCTTAATCCGGATGGTTCCAGAAACTCTGGCTTGGGTTTGCTCGATAAAGGCATCTAAGGCAGCTTTAAGGGGCGAATACCACAGACCGTTGTAAACAATTTTGCTGTAAGTCTCTTCAATCCCCCGTTTGTATTGGGTGACATCGCCAGTGAGGGTAAGACTCTCTAGCTCTCGGTGTGCTTGGATCAGCACGGATAAGGCGGGAACTTCATAGATTTCTCGCGATTTGATACCGACGAGCCGATTTTCTACCATGTCGATGCGGCCAATACCGTGATTGCCGACTAGTTGATTCAATTTGGTAATCAGACTTACGGGATTTAGAGCTTCACCATCGATACTAACTGGACTACCCCGATCGAAGCCAATTTCGATGTATTCTGGTTCGTTAGGCGTATTCTCGATCGCTTTGGTGAGGGCGTAAACTTCTTCTAGGGGTTCTACCCAAGGGTCTTCGAGCGGCCCAGCTTCGATACTACGACCCAATAAATTAAGATCCACACTGTAGGGTGAAGATTTTTTCACGGGTGATGGAATCCCGCATTTTTCGCCATACGCAATCGTTTGTTCGCGGCTCATCCCCCATTCCCGGGCCGGGGCTAGCACTTTTAAATTAGGATTGAGAGCGGCGATGGATACGTCAAATCGCACTTGGTCATTACCTTTGCCCGTACAACCGTGAGCCACGGCATCGGCACCATATTCTTCAGCGGCTTCAACTAGCAATTTAGCAATCAAGGGACGCGCTAGAGCTGTCGAAAGTGGATAGCGATTTTCGTAGAGAGCATTTGCCTTGAGTGCGGGAAACGCATAATCGGCGATAAAACGTTCTGTCGCATTGGCAACCAGCGACACGCTCGCACCAGAATTTAAAGCTTTTTGGCGAATCGGTTCTAATTCATCTCCCTGTCCCAAATCTGCGGCAAGGGTAATTACTTCTTCGACCCCCCACTCTTGTTTGAGATAGGGAATACACACAGATGTGTCTACCCCACCAGAATAAGCAAGCACAACTTTTTTAGCACGACCCATAGTGTAGTTTCACCTCGATAACGAGTTTTCATTATAGGGGATAGGGGGTAGGGAATAGGGGGATAGGGGATAGGGGATAGGGGGTAGGGGGTAGGGAAAATCAGTCTTTAAAAACAACAGGTGCCGTATCGTTAACGATACGGCACCTGTGAAGATATCTAAGTCGATCGAAGATAAAGTCTGGAGCTAGAAACTATCCCCTGTCCCCTATCCCCTATTCCCTAGATTAAGATTTAGCTTCTAAACGAGCGTAGAATAGACCGCGAATTTTGACTTCCTTAGGATCTAGAGCACCTAAGTCGGTATCGGAAGGTTGTTCGCTTTCAAAAATCCCGGCGATTTCGCCAGTGGCACTGTTGACCTTGGCAACTTCAAAGTTGATTTTACCTTTTCCAGTCTGAGCGCGTTTGGTATTTTTGCGATCGCCTTCACGGCTTTTGGCTTCGGCTTGAAGAGCGTTGGCGTTGTCGTAACCACTGGCAACACCGCGACCTTTAGGATCGAGGAACACCGAACCGCGATAGGAGGGCACTTTGTACTCGCCTGCGAAATCAGTTGAAGTATTGATACTTTCGACTCCAGGTTGACTACTTGCAGTTAACTCTTTAACGGTAAACAAGAAAGGTACTAGCTCTCCCCCAGGCATCTTGACTGTGATAGCTTGGAAGTCAATTCCGTCCTCTTCTTTGAAAGTCAGGGTGCGATCGTCAGACAAAGACACCGTACCTCTAATCTGGTCGAGACTAGAAGTCGCGCGGGTGACTAGCTTACCAGCTACAAATTCTGCTTCTTGACGTTTGTTTTGAGGTTCTTCTTTAACAAAGTAATTGGTGGGTTGGATGCACATATCCACAAACTGGTAAGTCTTGGCTGCATCCAGCGGAATGGCTCCTCGGCTAGTGTCGTCGATGACAGGACAATTGTTAGCCAGCCCCGTGCCCCGAATATCTTCATAAGTAAGTACAGTTGTTGCCGATACGGGCGCATCACTGCAAGCCGTCAACAAGCCAATACAGATGGCTAGGAGAGCGGCGACTAATCCGCGAAATTTCATGATTAACCTCAATCTTCGATAATAATTTATGTTATTACAGTCTTTGTCTGTGAGTGAGTAGTCGATCGAAAGTAATCTTCGAGATTGTGTTCGATCGTTACTATGGACACAGTAAGATAATTGTCTTGTCGATCGGTATTTTACAACGCGCGTGCCTTCTACATACCATCTATGGGCAAATGAATTGCGAATATTTATTTGCAGGTGTAGCCTTACAGCTCAAAATATAAATTTATATTAATATTATTTGACAAAATAACTCAAATGAAAACAAATGACGACTCATCTTTACCATCTCAACTGACATCAAATGGACTGCCGTCGGCATCCACACTCACCAAACCACCGATCGAGCATCTCGATGAAGTGGTCGATCGCATCCACGAACTGGCGGAGCTACACCAAACCGATCCGCTGGCACTACTGCAACTGTTACGTACCTTAGAGCAACTGCATCGCGATATTCAACAAGGTTATTTTCAGTCTGCTCTACCAAATAGCCGTCAATCATTGTACGCGCTGTTGCGAGATATTGAGGAAAATGGGGGCTGGCCTTATATTCAAAGGTGGAAACTCCAAGATTTAATTGCTAATTTAGCTGAATTAGAAAGTAGTACGTCGGATTGAGACGGTCATTCACCTGCTAACGATTGAGAAATATTGGAATGTTTTAGATTAAGTAATTCGGCTGGACTTTACAAACGAACTATCAACCAATTTGTTGAAACTGGTAGAATTTTCATTGTAAATCAAGTACTACTTGAGTCGAGTGGCCTGCTGCCCGAGCGCAGCAATAGAGCATAAAATCACAGCCAATCTTCCCCAGCTCTAAGCATAAGTATGATTGCGTTGCTACAGATTGAGATGACATTGAAAAATGAAAATATGCACGACCACCTAAATGACCAACCAGACATTCCGATCGATTCTCATCCAGAGCTGCAACAATATCCTCAAACTGCCCGTGAGTACTACAATCGTGGTCGTTCTCGCGATCTGGGCGGCGATCGCGAGGGTGCGCTGGCCGATTATAATTGCACGATTCAACTCGATCCTAATTATGCCAAAGCTTATGTCAATCGCGGATTGTTGCGCGATCGATTGGGTGACAGGCAAGGTGCATTAGCTGATTACGATCGAGCCATCCAGCTCGACGAGCGCAGTACGATTAGTTATTATAATCGCGGTAATGTTCGTTATCGCTTAGAGGATCTTCATGGTGCTTTAGTCGATTACGATCGGGCGATCGAATTAGATAACACGCGGGCAAAAATTTATTATAATCGTGGGATCGTGCGCGTTTATTTGGGCGATCGGCAAGGTGGGATCGAAGATCTTCAAACCGCCGCCAACCTTTTTCGCCAGCAAGATCGCGACTGGGATTATCAACGCACGCTCGACAAAATTCAGGAACTATAAAATTTGTCGATACGCGTTGGCTGCGGCTGTGTTTGTTTTGTTATAACTGCTTGGAGCTACTCCGATCCTAATGCTTCAACTTTAACTTCCTCATTGCTTACCCAAGCAATCCGAGCGGTACCGCGATCGATCGCGATTTGCCGGATTTGAGCTAAATCGCCGTCATCGAGATACATTTCCACCCGTACCAATTCGGGTGTCGATCTCAACTGGCGAGCGTAACTCAGTGCGGCGGCGGTGGCTGTCGGGGTCGCGGCGACTACTAGCCAGTCTGATTTGGCCGTGTAGTGGGGCATGGCGGGGTTGGTTTGTAAGACTTGCTGTAAATCTTCGATATTCAATGCAAAGCCGATGCCAGGGAAGTTTTGGCCTTGTGGGTGATATAAAGCCAGCAATTTGTCGTACCGTCCGCCTTTACCGAGAATACAAGCGCGATCTTCGGTGATGCTCACGGCTTCAAAGACGATACCCGTATAGTAATCAAAAGTTTGGATCGAGCTGAGATCGAGAATTAATGGGATCTGAGCGTTGGTAGTAGTAGCTAATAATTCAACTACCATTTGGAGATGGGCAATTGTCGCTTGACTGCGAGCATCTAGTTCTAGTTTCGCTAATTGTGTCAGTACTAGTGCGGGATTGCCGCGCAGATCGATCAGGCAAAGGGCTAATTCTTGCTGTTGGGGTGTGAGGGGTAGCTGCTCTAGCGTAACGCGATCGAGATGTGCCACACACCGTCGAATTTGGGTCTGAAATTCACTAGGAAATTGGGTGAGTAACGCGCGACTCAAGCCTGCTTCGCCTAAAATTATCTGCCAATTAGGAACTGCTAAAGATGTCAAGCAGTCTATCATCAGGAGGATGGCTTCCACATCGGCACGGATGCCACCAACGCCTAATAGTTCGATGCCAGCTTGATAAAATTCGTGTTGTCGCCCGTGATGTTCGGGATCGGATTTGAGGAAGACATTGGTGTTGTAGTACAATCGTTGCGGGTAAATGTCTCCCATCCGTGCTACGGCAGCGCGCGCGATCGAAGCTGTTAATTCTGGGCGCAAACCAAGGGTCCCGCCATCGATGGCCGGAATTTGAATCACGCTGTCGCGATCGACCGCACCGCCTGCTGTCAAGGTTTCTAATCGCTCTAGGGTGGAAGTAATAATCCGGTGATATCCCCAGCGATGAAATACATCTTGAATTCCTTTTTCTACCCACCGTTTTTGAGCGACATCGAGAGGTAGTAGATCCCTAGCACCGGGCGCGTAAAAGTTTGTCGGCCCAGTTTCTGCTCTAGAATAGCGTGGTGTGGGCAGCTCGCTGGGTTCGGCGAGAG harbors:
- a CDS encoding aspartate ammonia-lyase, which gives rise to MTNLDDCRIERDSMGERQIPASAYYGIQTLRAIENFPISGLKPLATYVDACVLIKKAAAIANGSLGCIDPAVSEAIITAADEILQGNLREQFVVDVYQAGAGTSHHMNVNEVLANRALELLGDIKGNYQRVNPNDHVNYGQSTNDVIPTAIRVGGLLALKHTLNPALESAIAALDKKAVEFQSIVKSGRTHMQDAVPVRLGDTFGAFAQILRDHHARIASAASDLTKLGLGGSAVGTGLNTHPEYRSTVARILGELIGQPLTVAPHLMAAMQSMAPFVNVSGSLRNLAADLVKISHDLRLMDSGPKTGFKEIQLPPVQPGSSIMPGKYNPVMAEMISMVCFQVMGFDRSIEMAAQAGQLELNVMMPLIAYDLIHSIEILGNAIHALTDQCIVGITANPERCRNYAEGSLALVTALNTHIGYLNAANVAKESLATGKSLRQIILEQGLMEPELLAQVLDLEGMSELPQSD
- the psbA gene encoding photosystem II q(b) protein, with the translated sequence MTTTLQRRESANVWERFCSWITSTENRIYVGWFGVLMVPTLLSATICFIIAFIAAPPVDIDGIREPVAGSLMFGNNIISGAVIPSSNAIGLHFYPIWEAASLDEWLYNGGPYQLVVFHFLIGVFCYMGREWELSYRLGMRPWICVAYSAPVAAATAVFLIYPIGQGSFSDGMPLGISGTFNFMIVFQAEHNILMHPFHMLGVAGVFGGSLFSAMHGSLVTSSLVRETTEVESQNYGYKFGQEEETYNIVAAHGYFGRLIFQYASFNNSRSLHFFLGAWPVVGIWFTSLGVSTMAFNLNGFNFNQSVVDSQGRGINTWADIINRANLGMEVMHERNAHNFPLDLAAGEATPVALTAPSING
- a CDS encoding histidine triad nucleotide-binding protein, which translates into the protein MTETIFSKIIRKEIPADIVYEDDLVMAFRDVNPQAPVHILIIPKRPIVSMADATPEDTELLGYLLLTVARVAAQEGLKEGYRIVINTGKDGGQTVFHLHLHLLGQRMMTWPPG
- a CDS encoding Ycf66 family protein — protein: MLAYILAVLVGTGSVGLYAAAFLLPEIHRKNDFIWSGVGLFYALFLWLYAHQVTGGILVGQTSSVVLMGWFAWQIVKMRRQLVAVERQASITSTAKTAEPEANRSSVPKAAKPPAKTATSTKSTPPSVPPAKSPGASVAANTTAPATIPSRQSKPPAPNQIPLSEVKIPPARQPVVTEATKVPPQSVVSPPQPPAKQSVATPPSNLSTSTSQNPAAKPDSGSNIQPTTPTAPKSEPVVNTQPTTLAAKPDSGSNIQPTTPTVTKSEPAANLQSTTPEQPEDEAWIQLELKPSSPKPLGGAVKPPTPAPSTPEPLPSSPLIPETVAKNTPTDATQTTVKVEDRKPDRD
- a CDS encoding DUF3386 domain-containing protein; protein product: MTETRSARDLFQAAYENRYTWEPNFPGYTATVEFKHGDLVLTGTVAVKANLSAEVAGIDDEEARKAILGQLNEVAIHRVRRTFESTHGKNTFSYGETDATGAVEILMGGKSEGDRYKLRNNEVCHVHRHIHGIVVTIDTFSSHDTGAGYLSHRYDSVYADPQTGEVKGGKIVFEDNYQKVGNYQILSQRIIQAEENGQPTTTEFNFTNIELLPDRVEAVAATV
- a CDS encoding DUF2358 domain-containing protein — protein: MDIITTLRQDYAKFPFDQSYEIYAEDVYFKDPLTQFRGLPRYRKTIEFIQKWFEHPHLEMYEIDRVDRLITTRWLLSWNTPLPWHPRIEIPGKSELTLNDADLIISHIDYWDRSPLDVLKQHFKISG
- a CDS encoding argininosuccinate synthase, which encodes MGRAKKVVLAYSGGVDTSVCIPYLKQEWGVEEVITLAADLGQGDELEPIRQKALNSGASVSLVANATERFIADYAFPALKANALYENRYPLSTALARPLIAKLLVEAAEEYGADAVAHGCTGKGNDQVRFDVSIAALNPNLKVLAPAREWGMSREQTIAYGEKCGIPSPVKKSSPYSVDLNLLGRSIEAGPLEDPWVEPLEEVYALTKAIENTPNEPEYIEIGFDRGSPVSIDGEALNPVSLITKLNQLVGNHGIGRIDMVENRLVGIKSREIYEVPALSVLIQAHRELESLTLTGDVTQYKRGIEETYSKIVYNGLWYSPLKAALDAFIEQTQARVSGTIRIKLFKGNATMVGRKSDYSLYDMDLATYGEDDLFDHKAAEGFIYVWGLPTRVWSQRNR
- a CDS encoding photosystem II manganese-stabilizing polypeptide, with the translated sequence MKFRGLVAALLAICIGLLTACSDAPVSATTVLTYEDIRGTGLANNCPVIDDTSRGAIPLDAAKTYQFVDMCIQPTNYFVKEEPQNKRQEAEFVAGKLVTRATSSLDQIRGTVSLSDDRTLTFKEEDGIDFQAITVKMPGGELVPFLFTVKELTASSQPGVESINTSTDFAGEYKVPSYRGSVFLDPKGRGVASGYDNANALQAEAKSREGDRKNTKRAQTGKGKINFEVAKVNSATGEIAGIFESEQPSDTDLGALDPKEVKIRGLFYARLEAKS
- a CDS encoding tetratricopeptide repeat protein, yielding MIALLQIEMTLKNENMHDHLNDQPDIPIDSHPELQQYPQTAREYYNRGRSRDLGGDREGALADYNCTIQLDPNYAKAYVNRGLLRDRLGDRQGALADYDRAIQLDERSTISYYNRGNVRYRLEDLHGALVDYDRAIELDNTRAKIYYNRGIVRVYLGDRQGGIEDLQTAANLFRQQDRDWDYQRTLDKIQEL
- a CDS encoding ATP phosphoribosyltransferase regulatory subunit, encoding MTDPHPNNSLAEPSELPTPRYSRAETGPTNFYAPGARDLLPLDVAQKRWVEKGIQDVFHRWGYHRIITSTLERLETLTAGGAVDRDSVIQIPAIDGGTLGLRPELTASIARAAVARMGDIYPQRLYYNTNVFLKSDPEHHGRQHEFYQAGIELLGVGGIRADVEAILLMIDCLTSLAVPNWQIILGEAGLSRALLTQFPSEFQTQIRRCVAHLDRVTLEQLPLTPQQQELALCLIDLRGNPALVLTQLAKLELDARSQATIAHLQMVVELLATTTNAQIPLILDLSSIQTFDYYTGIVFEAVSITEDRACILGKGGRYDKLLALYHPQGQNFPGIGFALNIEDLQQVLQTNPAMPHYTAKSDWLVVAATPTATAAALSYARQLRSTPELVRVEMYLDDGDLAQIRQIAIDRGTARIAWVSNEEVKVEALGSE